One genomic window of Candidatus Kuenenia stuttgartiensis includes the following:
- a CDS encoding SPL family radical SAM protein: MALMGLDIKWGRNINRFILCGKQRYSGTLLNNPCIVISYRKMHIESIERKTAVLARPTLKCLSQVATINPTIGCSHQCAYCYARGYSIYPGDGKVLVYENMAEKLKKELPRRRKLPKYVFFSSSSDALQPIPQVINLSYELMQTLLEYNIGINLLTKGRIPIKFLDLFKRHKKLVHIQIGITTLNRNIQRIIEPYAATPGERIRNIEQLCNVGIVPEVKLDPLIPGITDTKTNLTALFRVLQKYEVNAMGINYLFLRPFIKKNLYKSLRKTSLWEEINAHYQNGSSINLLAEKSRVQALDVHYRKNSYHAIDELAGLYKISAYVCGCKNPDITEEPLCDINWGKHFQDTPKQKGLFASQILTEKIF; encoded by the coding sequence ATGGCTTTAATGGGCTTAGATATCAAGTGGGGAAGAAACATCAACCGCTTTATACTATGCGGCAAGCAGCGCTATTCAGGAACATTGTTAAATAATCCATGTATAGTTATCTCTTATCGCAAAATGCACATAGAATCTATTGAACGGAAAACGGCTGTTTTGGCAAGACCAACTTTGAAATGTTTGAGTCAGGTCGCAACAATTAACCCTACAATAGGGTGCAGCCATCAATGCGCATATTGCTATGCAAGGGGATATTCAATCTATCCTGGAGATGGTAAGGTACTTGTGTATGAAAATATGGCCGAAAAGTTAAAAAAAGAATTGCCACGACGCAGAAAACTACCAAAATATGTCTTTTTCAGTTCTTCGAGTGATGCCCTTCAGCCGATTCCTCAGGTAATAAATTTGTCGTATGAATTAATGCAGACCCTGTTAGAATATAATATTGGTATAAATCTCCTTACAAAAGGACGGATACCAATAAAATTTCTTGACCTGTTTAAAAGACATAAAAAATTAGTACATATTCAGATAGGTATTACCACATTAAACCGGAATATACAAAGAATCATAGAACCTTACGCCGCCACTCCAGGCGAAAGAATACGGAACATTGAACAATTGTGCAACGTGGGGATTGTGCCGGAAGTGAAATTAGACCCCCTTATACCGGGAATAACCGACACAAAAACCAACTTAACCGCATTATTCAGAGTTTTGCAGAAATATGAGGTAAACGCTATGGGCATTAATTATCTCTTTTTAAGACCATTTATTAAGAAAAATCTCTATAAATCTCTCAGGAAAACCTCTTTATGGGAAGAGATAAATGCACATTACCAAAATGGCAGTTCCATCAACCTGCTGGCAGAAAAATCACGTGTACAGGCACTGGATGTACACTATAGAAAAAATAGTTACCACGCTATTGATGAACTGGCAGGTCTTTATAAAATAAGCGCTTATGTTTGCGGTTGCAAGAATCCTGATATCACGGAAGAACCATTATGTGATATAAATTGGGGAAAACATTTTCAAGATACCCCGAAACAAAAAGGTTTGTTTGCCTCACAAATTCTTACAGAAAAAATTTTTTAA
- the leuC gene encoding 3-isopropylmalate dehydratase large subunit, whose translation MGMTITEKIIAAHCGEREVRPGQFVYANVDVCLGNDITAPIAIEEFEKAGIKKVFDPEKIVLVPDHFTPNKDIQSAQQSKSLRVFAEKHHLKHYFEIGRMGIEHALLPEQGIVAPGELVIGADSHTCTYGALGAFSTGIGSTDLAACFATGKVWLKVPESIKFVFHGKARNWTSGKDFILYTIGKIGVDGALYKAMEFTGTAISDLPMDDRFTICNMAIEAGAKSGIIAPDKITENYVAGRVKREYVAYHSDPDSHYSKVYEFNAEEIVPQVALPSLPENTKSVYDVCGIKIDQVVIGSCTNGRISDLRIAAKILKGKKAHPSLRLIIIPATQEIYKQALKEGLIEIFIDAEAVVSTPTCGPCLGGHMGILAEGERALTTTNRNFVGRMGHPKSEIYLCSPAVAAASAITGKITPPSEMRPESCTKIPSI comes from the coding sequence ATGGGAATGACAATAACAGAGAAGATTATCGCTGCGCATTGTGGCGAGAGGGAAGTACGTCCGGGACAATTCGTTTATGCAAATGTAGATGTTTGCCTCGGAAACGATATAACCGCCCCAATTGCCATTGAGGAATTCGAAAAGGCGGGCATTAAAAAAGTTTTTGACCCCGAAAAAATTGTTTTAGTACCGGATCATTTCACGCCGAATAAGGATATTCAATCCGCCCAACAATCAAAATCACTCCGTGTATTTGCTGAAAAACACCATTTAAAACATTATTTTGAGATTGGACGCATGGGAATCGAACATGCCTTGCTCCCGGAGCAGGGCATTGTCGCCCCGGGAGAATTAGTAATTGGGGCAGACTCTCATACTTGTACCTATGGAGCGCTGGGGGCATTTTCAACCGGGATAGGCAGTACAGACCTGGCCGCATGTTTTGCAACAGGAAAGGTATGGCTTAAAGTGCCGGAATCGATTAAGTTCGTTTTTCATGGTAAGGCAAGAAACTGGACGTCGGGAAAGGATTTCATACTATATACCATCGGGAAAATTGGCGTTGACGGGGCGCTCTATAAAGCAATGGAGTTTACAGGGACCGCCATATCCGATTTACCAATGGATGACCGCTTTACCATATGCAACATGGCGATTGAAGCCGGGGCAAAAAGCGGAATTATTGCTCCCGATAAAATTACGGAAAATTATGTCGCCGGAAGAGTTAAAAGGGAATATGTGGCATATCATAGCGACCCCGACAGCCATTATTCAAAGGTATATGAATTCAACGCGGAGGAAATCGTTCCGCAAGTCGCCCTACCCAGTCTTCCAGAAAACACAAAATCCGTTTATGATGTCTGTGGAATTAAAATAGACCAGGTAGTTATTGGTTCATGCACTAACGGCAGGATATCAGATTTGCGGATAGCGGCAAAAATATTAAAAGGGAAAAAGGCACATCCTTCTCTCCGGTTGATTATAATTCCGGCTACTCAGGAAATATATAAACAGGCGTTAAAAGAAGGGCTTATTGAAATATTTATTGACGCAGAAGCAGTTGTCTCAACACCTACATGCGGCCCGTGCCTTGGCGGTCATATGGGAATACTGGCAGAAGGGGAAAGGGCACTTACCACTACAAACCGTAATTTTGTTGGCCGCATGGGACATCCAAAGAGCGAAATATATCTTTGTAGTCCTGCAGTGGCTGCTGCGTCTGCTATTACCGGCAAAATAACACCACCAAGTGAAATGCGGCCTGAATCTTGCACAAAAATACCTTCTATTTGA
- a CDS encoding phosphoribosylaminoimidazolesuccinocarboxamide synthase → MKTTQPLLTTNISQLKLHNRGKVRDIYEVNNDLLIVTTDRISAFDVVLPNGIPYKGQVLTGLSEYWFHYTADVTENHLITTDIDSIDNTFVRHHKDILQGRSMLVKKVNVIPVECIIRGYLAGSGWKEYQKFQSICGIKLPAGLKESDKLPEPIFTPSTKAHTGHDENIPVSEVINLIGKTLTDELKEKSLKIYSKASEYAKSRGIIICDTKFEWGITNNNKTMLIDEVLTPDSSRFWPLEFYTPGKPQPSYDKQFIRDYLESIHWDKNPPAPALPPDIIQKTSEKYLNAYKTLTGKSLI, encoded by the coding sequence ATGAAAACAACACAACCGTTACTGACCACCAACATTTCACAGCTTAAATTACACAACCGCGGAAAAGTTCGTGATATTTACGAAGTTAATAATGATTTGCTTATCGTTACCACAGACCGTATTTCCGCATTTGACGTGGTTCTCCCAAACGGGATTCCCTATAAAGGACAGGTGCTTACAGGATTGTCAGAATATTGGTTTCATTATACTGCCGATGTCACTGAGAACCACCTCATTACCACTGATATCGATTCTATTGATAATACATTTGTCAGACACCATAAAGACATCCTTCAGGGCCGGTCTATGCTTGTGAAAAAAGTAAACGTTATCCCGGTAGAATGTATTATCCGTGGATACCTGGCAGGTTCCGGCTGGAAAGAATACCAAAAATTCCAATCAATTTGCGGAATAAAGCTGCCTGCCGGGTTAAAAGAATCGGACAAACTCCCTGAACCCATATTTACTCCTTCAACAAAAGCACATACCGGCCATGATGAAAACATACCGGTTTCTGAAGTAATCAATCTGATCGGAAAAACGCTCACCGATGAATTAAAGGAGAAAAGTCTCAAAATCTATTCGAAGGCAAGTGAATATGCAAAAAGCAGAGGAATCATTATTTGTGACACAAAATTTGAGTGGGGCATAACGAATAACAATAAAACGATGCTTATTGATGAGGTACTTACCCCTGATTCTTCGAGATTTTGGCCGCTTGAATTCTATACACCAGGAAAACCACAGCCGTCATACGACAAGCAATTCATACGCGACTATTTAGAAAGCATACATTGGGATAAAAATCCACCAGCACCAGCACTTCCGCCCGACATAATCCAGAAAACATCTGAAAAGTATCTGAATGCATATAAAACGTTAACTGGCAAGAGTCTTATTTAA
- a CDS encoding inositol monophosphatase family protein: protein MMKVHPNTLAAYLEVAKQAAMEAGDVLKKYFRKLDASMIEEKAANDFVTDVDRRSEQIIKNHIITHFSDHAILAEESETQTNTSPFLWIIDPLDGTANYIHGVPAFAISIALEIKGELCVGIVYDPIKDDIFSAVKGQGASKNGKTHTCFSPEKSE from the coding sequence ATGATGAAGGTTCACCCAAATACATTGGCGGCATATCTTGAAGTAGCCAAACAAGCAGCCATGGAAGCAGGCGACGTCCTGAAAAAATATTTCAGAAAGTTAGATGCTTCTATGATTGAAGAAAAAGCCGCAAATGATTTTGTCACGGATGTAGACAGAAGGTCTGAACAAATCATCAAAAATCACATCATTACGCATTTCAGCGATCATGCCATATTGGCGGAAGAGTCTGAAACACAAACAAATACCTCTCCCTTTTTATGGATCATCGACCCATTAGACGGCACTGCAAACTACATCCACGGTGTGCCGGCTTTTGCTATCTCAATCGCTTTGGAAATAAAGGGAGAACTCTGCGTGGGGATTGTATATGATCCTATAAAAGACGATATCTTTTCCGCAGTAAAGGGACAAGGTGCATCAAAAAATGGCAAAACCCATACATGTTTCTCTCCAGAAAAATCTGAATGA
- the htpX gene encoding zinc metalloprotease HtpX, producing the protein MNYFKTAVLLVVLTLILVWAGSIFGGRQGAVFAFAIAMGMNFFSYWYSDKIVLKIYRARQITGQDSPKYFALVKELTANAALPMPNLYIIPTQAMNAFATGRNPGHAAIAVTEGLLNSLTHEELKGVLAHELSHVKNRDILICTIVATIAGAITMLANMAQWTAMFGGFGRHDDDDSGGGGVVGLIALAIVAPIAALLIQMAISRSREYAADKSGALMARNPAGLASALEKLHQAARVRPLDAGTSSAHLFIVNPLSGRSFASLFSTHPPIEERVKRLRSMA; encoded by the coding sequence ATGAATTATTTCAAAACAGCGGTTCTACTCGTAGTATTAACCCTGATACTCGTTTGGGCCGGAAGTATTTTTGGCGGTAGGCAGGGGGCGGTTTTTGCTTTTGCGATTGCAATGGGGATGAATTTTTTTAGTTATTGGTACAGTGATAAAATCGTCCTGAAAATATACCGTGCACGCCAGATTACAGGACAAGATTCACCGAAGTATTTTGCGCTGGTGAAAGAACTCACCGCAAATGCCGCATTGCCCATGCCAAATTTGTATATTATCCCCACTCAGGCGATGAATGCCTTTGCCACCGGTAGAAACCCTGGGCACGCCGCCATAGCAGTCACGGAAGGGTTGTTAAACTCTTTAACGCATGAAGAGTTAAAAGGCGTCCTGGCACATGAGCTTTCTCACGTTAAAAACAGAGATATTTTAATATGTACTATTGTTGCGACGATAGCCGGCGCAATTACCATGCTGGCGAATATGGCGCAATGGACTGCCATGTTTGGCGGCTTTGGAAGGCATGATGATGACGATAGCGGGGGAGGAGGCGTAGTCGGTCTCATAGCTCTCGCCATAGTAGCTCCTATTGCTGCTTTGCTGATACAAATGGCTATATCACGTTCAAGAGAATATGCCGCGGATAAAAGCGGAGCGCTTATGGCACGTAATCCGGCAGGATTGGCTAGCGCCCTTGAAAAACTGCACCAGGCCGCGAGGGTCAGGCCGTTAGATGCGGGAACGTCATCCGCACATCTGTTTATAGTAAATCCATTAAGCGGTCGTTCATTTGCTTCGCTTTTTAGTACGCATCCGCCAATTGAGGAGAGAGTAAAAAGGCTTCGATCAATGGCGTAA
- a CDS encoding ABC transporter permease, which yields MYKFFITLRYLRSRKISFFAVAGVAVGVMTLIVVLSVMNGFDQELRSRIRGTLTHIIITKGGMYGLENYTQVMEKVKATEHVSSCAPFVEGPALIKIRGRKEFVYFKGINPVEEATVGDFKAFLSPFRKEPEDLQKTHGENQTASAFCGIELLRVSPGDPETDPISFVQEGEQIVLVTLKNWDKISVKAFVIEGTFKSGMYDYDKNYVYIPLAAAQELTGIKERDAVSGISVKLHDYRYANEVRDKLQSSLGFEYYVQTWEDARRTFLTAVMLERRVMAFILFFIIVVAGFNILAILTMIVLEKSKDIGILKALGATTQGIMSIFLLNGLFIGSIGSCVGAAIGFSVVLRINWLESILYNMTGWRPFPPEVYYFDQIPTVIKPASIMITIFIAILSSVIFSIYPAIRAARLDPVETLRYE from the coding sequence ATGTACAAATTCTTTATTACCCTCCGTTATTTACGCAGCAGGAAAATTTCTTTTTTTGCAGTAGCCGGTGTTGCAGTAGGCGTTATGACATTAATTGTTGTCCTTTCTGTTATGAATGGGTTCGATCAGGAATTACGTAGCAGAATAAGAGGAACGTTAACACACATTATCATTACAAAAGGAGGCATGTATGGCCTTGAAAATTATACACAGGTGATGGAGAAAGTAAAAGCAACCGAACATGTATCTTCCTGTGCTCCCTTTGTCGAAGGGCCTGCTCTTATAAAAATACGTGGAAGAAAGGAATTTGTATATTTTAAAGGAATTAATCCCGTTGAAGAGGCAACCGTTGGCGATTTTAAGGCTTTTTTATCCCCTTTCAGGAAAGAACCTGAAGATTTACAAAAAACTCATGGAGAAAACCAAACCGCTAGCGCATTTTGTGGTATAGAACTACTGAGGGTTAGTCCGGGTGACCCGGAAACAGACCCAATAAGTTTTGTGCAGGAAGGCGAGCAAATAGTGCTGGTTACGTTAAAAAACTGGGACAAAATCAGTGTAAAAGCATTTGTTATTGAAGGAACATTTAAATCGGGAATGTACGATTACGACAAGAATTATGTGTATATTCCTCTTGCTGCTGCACAAGAATTGACGGGTATAAAAGAAAGGGACGCCGTATCCGGAATAAGCGTAAAACTTCATGATTACCGCTATGCAAATGAAGTGCGTGACAAGTTGCAATCTTCATTGGGCTTTGAATATTATGTGCAAACATGGGAGGATGCCAGGAGGACATTTTTGACCGCTGTAATGCTAGAAAGGCGTGTAATGGCATTTATACTCTTTTTTATCATCGTTGTTGCAGGCTTTAATATATTGGCAATTCTGACGATGATTGTATTGGAAAAATCCAAAGACATTGGCATACTAAAAGCATTAGGAGCTACCACACAAGGTATTATGTCCATTTTTCTATTGAACGGACTATTCATTGGCAGCATTGGATCCTGCGTGGGAGCTGCTATAGGATTTTCCGTTGTCTTGCGTATTAATTGGCTGGAAAGCATATTATATAATATGACAGGCTGGAGGCCATTCCCACCTGAAGTATATTACTTTGACCAGATACCTACTGTCATCAAACCGGCAAGCATTATGATTACTATATTCATCGCAATACTCAGCAGTGTGATTTTTAGCATATATCCCGCTATAAGGGCGGCAAGGCTAGATCCCGTTGAAACCCTACGGTATGAATAA
- a CDS encoding inositol monophosphatase family protein, with protein sequence MAKPIHVSLQKNLNDSLIATGFPFRKKNIVDTYVKIFRELLNHASDMRRCGSASLDLAYTADGIFGGFFEYALSPWDIAAGVLLVQEAGGITTDFNGKNNYLKTGNIIAGSKIIHNELLKIIQSNDPNYFEK encoded by the coding sequence ATGGCAAAACCCATACATGTTTCTCTCCAGAAAAATCTGAATGACTCTCTTATCGCAACCGGTTTTCCATTCAGAAAGAAAAACATTGTTGACACCTATGTAAAGATATTCAGGGAATTGCTTAACCATGCCTCTGACATGAGAAGATGCGGTTCTGCAAGCCTGGATCTTGCATATACCGCGGATGGGATTTTCGGCGGTTTTTTTGAATATGCATTATCGCCATGGGATATTGCCGCTGGCGTTCTTTTAGTTCAGGAAGCCGGGGGAATAACCACTGATTTTAATGGTAAAAACAACTATCTTAAAACCGGCAACATCATTGCCGGTTCTAAGATAATCCACAATGAACTACTGAAAATAATTCAGTCCAACGACCCCAATTACTTCGAAAAATAG
- the aroC gene encoding chorismate synthase encodes MLYFKTAGESHGKCMVSVLEGFPAGIFLDKELIDRELRRRQGGVGRGGRMKIEADCVEILSGVRNNITLGSPICLMIKNSDYKIDALPVVTRPRPGHADLAGVIKYGHKDARNILERASARETAARVAVGAVCKILLSHFGIKVFGYVKGIGGINSEKQLEDTIETAVKIRDDSAIYCIDREIESKIVEKIKRAVEMSDSLGGIIEVVANGLPIGIGNHTQWDLKLDARLAFAIMSVQAIKAVEIGTGFDIANKFGSEAHDEIFYGYPKQKKTLTGGFERRTNNAGGIEGGISNGEPIVVRAYMKPIPTLKKSLRSVDLLTKEPVAASYERSDICAVPAASVVCEAMIAFEIARAFTEKFGGDSIGEMKRNYESYIENILQ; translated from the coding sequence ATGTTATATTTTAAAACAGCAGGAGAATCTCATGGAAAATGCATGGTTTCTGTTTTGGAAGGTTTCCCGGCGGGTATTTTTCTTGATAAAGAATTGATAGATAGAGAATTAAGGCGCAGACAAGGAGGCGTTGGCAGAGGTGGAAGAATGAAAATAGAAGCAGATTGTGTGGAAATTCTTTCAGGGGTAAGAAATAATATCACGTTGGGCAGCCCTATTTGTTTAATGATAAAAAACAGCGATTATAAGATTGATGCGCTTCCAGTTGTTACACGACCGCGCCCTGGTCATGCGGATTTGGCAGGCGTAATAAAATATGGACATAAAGATGCAAGGAATATATTGGAGCGTGCGAGCGCAAGGGAAACTGCCGCAAGGGTAGCAGTTGGCGCTGTGTGTAAAATATTGCTTTCGCATTTTGGGATAAAGGTTTTTGGTTATGTCAAAGGTATCGGAGGAATCAATTCTGAAAAACAATTAGAAGATACTATAGAGACGGCGGTCAAAATCCGTGATGATAGCGCAATATATTGCATTGATCGTGAAATCGAAAGTAAAATTGTTGAAAAGATAAAACGGGCGGTTGAAATGAGTGACTCACTTGGCGGAATAATAGAGGTGGTGGCAAATGGTTTACCAATCGGGATTGGGAATCATACGCAGTGGGATTTGAAATTGGATGCAAGACTTGCTTTTGCAATTATGTCTGTTCAGGCGATTAAAGCGGTTGAAATCGGTACTGGTTTTGACATTGCAAACAAATTTGGATCGGAAGCGCATGATGAAATATTTTATGGGTATCCGAAGCAAAAAAAGACATTAACCGGAGGTTTTGAAAGGAGGACAAATAATGCGGGGGGGATAGAAGGTGGGATAAGCAACGGAGAGCCTATTGTTGTGAGGGCGTATATGAAACCTATCCCAACATTAAAAAAGTCTTTAAGGTCTGTTGATTTACTGACAAAGGAACCGGTAGCCGCTTCATATGAGAGATCAGATATTTGTGCGGTTCCTGCCGCGTCTGTTGTTTGTGAAGCAATGATAGCTTTTGAAATAGCCAGGGCTTTTACGGAGAAGTTTGGAGGCGATAGCATTGGTGAAATGAAAAGAAATTACGAAAGCTATATTGAAAATATCTTACAATAA
- a CDS encoding J domain-containing protein produces the protein MVNYYNILEVHEEVSAEEIKRSFRTLIKKFHPDINGSNKKWAESKTKIIIQAYKTLSDTHSRKQYDTLHKHSQNKQNTVRDAKPKTSSTKSEKISMEIRIIFSDLLNGYTSSAIEKYEYLLNTSPDTDFFLHLNHRDFIDCKFLLAEAYEKSGEYELSIKLYEYILEKGKQAAYRQHLLEETKERIRNIYCRKLAKKSSPDKALIHYQNLLKLDLCKNEQAFVYKKMAECSLKLQDYENALKYLHVALSLKPKLQGLNKLRINLNQYLQNCFI, from the coding sequence ATGGTAAATTATTACAATATCCTGGAAGTGCATGAAGAAGTAAGCGCTGAAGAAATAAAACGCTCATTCAGAACCCTGATTAAAAAATTCCATCCCGATATAAATGGCTCAAACAAAAAATGGGCGGAATCAAAAACAAAAATTATTATTCAGGCGTATAAAACTCTTTCCGATACTCATTCCCGCAAACAATATGATACGCTTCACAAACATTCCCAAAACAAACAGAACACCGTTCGGGACGCAAAGCCCAAAACATCCTCCACTAAATCAGAAAAAATCAGCATGGAAATTCGTATTATTTTTTCCGACCTTCTCAATGGGTACACAAGTAGCGCTATTGAGAAATATGAGTATTTGCTAAATACTTCCCCTGATACGGACTTCTTCCTCCACCTTAACCATCGGGATTTTATCGATTGCAAATTTTTGCTGGCAGAGGCTTATGAAAAATCCGGCGAATATGAACTTTCAATAAAACTTTACGAGTACATACTGGAAAAAGGGAAACAGGCTGCTTATCGGCAACATCTGCTGGAGGAGACAAAAGAAAGAATCAGAAATATTTATTGCCGTAAATTAGCAAAAAAATCCTCCCCGGATAAAGCCCTTATACATTATCAAAATTTACTCAAATTGGACTTATGCAAAAACGAACAGGCGTTTGTTTACAAAAAAATGGCCGAATGCTCTCTTAAATTACAGGACTACGAAAACGCTTTAAAGTATCTTCATGTTGCATTATCCCTAAAACCAAAACTTCAGGGATTAAATAAACTGAGAATAAATCTTAATCAATACCTGCAGAATTGTTTTATATAA